The sequence GCGAGCGGGATGAGGGCCGCCAGGCCGATCCGCTTCCACGTGACCTGGCCGCGGGGGTCGAACACCAGCCACACCAGTGGCGTCAGGATCGGCGTGATGATGTGCTGGATCGTGTCGTTCAGGTGCTCCACCGGGGTTCCCGGCGGCGCGCCCCGCAGCAGCACGTTGAACACCACGCCGGTGATGACGATGCAGACAACCCCGGCGATCCGCAGCGCGTGGAACAGGGTGGACGTCCGGTGCGGGCGGATCGCCAGCAGCAGCGAGGTCAGGCCGACGAGGAAGTTGGCCAGGAACGTGAAGTACGTCGGCTGGTTGAGCAGGTGCTCCCAGCCGCCCTCGAACCCGCCGGAGAAGCCCGCGTCGGCCGGCAGGTCGGAGTCCTTCCAGGACCCGATGTAGAAGGAGAGCCCGTTTCCCGTGAAGGACAGCAGCGCGGCGAGGGCGAAGACCACGCGCCCGACGCCGGCCCACCAGCCGGGTGCGCGCCGCGCCGTCGCGTCAGTCGAGTTGGTCGCCTCGGCGCCCGGTTCCCGGGCTGCGCTCTCGGATGCCACTGCCACGGCCGTCAGTCCTGGTGCAGGCAGATGATGTTGCCCACCGTGTCATTGATCAGCGCGTCCGTGCCGCCATACTCCTGCTGCTGCGGCTCGGAGATCACCTCGGCCCCCCGGGCCCGGATCCGTTCGAACTCCTCATGGCCACCGGTCAGGGTCAAGACGAAGGCGGGCATCCCCGCCAGGCGGGTCTCGTTCTGGAAGGCCACCGCCGCACCCTCGGCGCGGCCGAGCACCAGGGCGGCGCCGGCGTCCGGCCCCGGGGCGCGCAGGGCGAGCCAGCGGAAGTCCCCACTGGCGAAATCCGTCTCCACCTCGAAGCCGAGGACCTCGGTGTAGAACGCCTTGGCGGCATCCTGGTCATTGACGAGCACATGGGCTTGGTCGATCTTCATGGGGGCGCCTTTCGGGAGACGATGAGCTGAGAGGTGAGAGGGGTGGGGTGAGAGGGGTGAGGTGAGAGGTGGTGTCAGGTCTGAGGTGTGCGAGGCGTGTGGGGCGGCGTATGACCGCCCCCTGCCCAGTATGGCCCGGCCCGCCTACGCTGGAGAGGGCCGCGGCCATCTCGCCGCACCTGCCACGAGCACGCACCATTGGAGGGCACCACATGAAGATCGGCATCGTCATCGGATCTGTTCGCGAGGGCCGCCTCGGCGAGTCCATCGGCGCCTGGGTGGCCGAACGGGCCCGGGCGCAGGTCGACGCCGCGGACGTGGAGTGGGAGATCCTGGACGTCAAGGCGTTCAACCTGCCGATCATGGCCGATGAGAACTGGGCTCAGGACAAGAACGGGCCGGCCGAGGTGCACCGGTGGCGGGACGCCGTGGCCGAGTGCGAGGGCTTCGTCTTCGTCACCCCCGAGTACAACCGCAACATCCCCGGGGCCTTCAAGAACGCCTTCGACCTGCTGAGCCGGCAGTGGAGGGACAAGACCCTGGCCATCGTGGCCTACGGCGGGCTCGGCGGGGTCCGGGCGAACGAGGCCTGGCGGGTCACCACCGCCGCGTACAACATGCACGTGGTCGGAGACTCGGTGAACCTGATCCGCCGGGTCGATTTCCCCGGCGGGAAGCTGGCGCTGACCGACCACCATGACGCCTCCCTGGCCAAGGTCCTGGCCCGCCTGGTGTCCCTCACCCGCGCGGTCACCACCGAGCGGGACCGGGCCAAGTCCGAGACCAGTACCCCCTGAGCCAGGCTCACTGTCCCGACCGAGGCATCCACGTCACACGAATTACCCCTGTTCCGCCCGGGGAGAGGGCAATTCGTGAGACTCAGTTGCCGACGGCGGGGTGAGCTCCAGCCTCTCGCCCTGCCAGCCCGCGCGGAGCCAGCGGTCATGGCTGGCCACGACGACGGCGCCCGGGTACCCCGGGATGGACGCCTCCAGCTGCGTGGAGAGCAGCAGGGAGAAGTGATTGGTCGGCTCGTCCAGCAACAGCACGTCGGGAGGGTCGGCCAGCAGCACGGCCAGGTCCAGTCGACGCCGCTGCCCCACCGAGAGGTCCCGGACACGGCGCTGTTCGTCTCGCCCAGCGATCAGGCCGAAGGTCCCCAACGCCACCCTCTGCGCGGTGGCGTCACCCACCGCCCATCGATATGACTCCGCGGCGGTCTCATCTTCGGCTCCCCGCTCGGCTTCGGTGAGATGCTCCGCGTCCTGACCCAACAGGCCGACCGTGAGCCGACCGATGGTGGTGACCGAGCCGGCGTCGGGCATCAGGTCCTCGGCCAGGATGCGCAGCAGCGTGGACTTCCCGGCCCCGTTGGACCCCGTGATGAGCAGGCGCGAACGCGCGCCGAGCTGCACCGAGACCGGTGCCAACCGGGCGGCCAGGGCCACCTCGGTGGCCACCAGCACCGGCCCCGCGCCCGACGCCGGCCCCTCACCGCTGGCGGCCGCGGCCAGCCCGCCGAAGCTCACGACAGCGGGCGGTCTGCGGACCTGTGATTCCTCCAGCCGAGCCAGCGCCGTGGCCGCCTCGTTGACACGCCGGGAGACCACTTTGGCGTTGCGGTCCGCGTAGAACTTCTGGGCCATCTTGCCCTCCGTGGGAGGCGGGCGGTCTGCGTTGCCCACGGTGTGGTTGTCCTTGACCTGCCGCCGCAGCCGCTTCAGCTCGGCCTGCTCGTCCCGGTACCGGCGCTCCCACCGTTCCCGCTCGCCGATCCGGTGCAGCAGGTAGTCCGTGTAGCGCCCCCCGTAGCGGGTGAGCCCGAAACCGGAGCCCGCATTGCCGGCGTCCGATGCCCCGGGAACGTCCCGGTGGAGCTGCGCGGCGGGGTCGAGGTCGAGCAGGGTGGTGGCGACCTCGTCGAGGAACGCCCGGTCATGACTGGCGATCAGCACGGGGCCGGCCCAGCCCTGCAGCAGGTCCACGAGCAGCGCGGTGCCGCGGGCGTCGAGGTGGTTGGTGGGCTCGTCCAGCAGCAGGGTGTCCGGGCGGCGCAGCAGCAGCCAGGCCAGGGCGAGCCGGGACAGCTGACCGCCGGAGAGGCTCAAGGCCGGCCGGGTCCGTGGGATGCGTGCCAGTTCGAGTCCGCCCACGAGGCGGTCCACTTGCTGGTCCACCTCCCACGCGCGGGTGCGGACCGCCTCGGCGAGGGCGCGGTCGTAGGCGGTGGCGACCTCAGAGGGGATGGCGGTGTCGGAGGGGGTGGCGGTGTCGGTCGGGTTGCCGGTGTGAGCGGCGTCGGCCGGGTCGGCGAGCGCCTCCGCGAGCCGGGTCACCTCTCCCGCGACCGCGCGGACCGGAGCTGTGGCCTCGTCCAACACCTCCTGCACGGTGAGGCCCAGGGCGAAGGGTGGCTGCTGGTGGAACAGCCCGACGCTGCCGGGGACGGTGACGCGGCCGCCGTGGTCGTCGTCCAGGCCGGCGATGATGCGCAGCAGGGTGGACTTGCCGGTGCCGTTCTCGCCGATGAGGCAGGCACGTTCGCCGGAGGCCACCGTGCAGGAGACATCGGTCAGCACGCGCCGGTCCGGGAAGGACTTGGAGACGCCATCGAGGGTGAGGTGGTCCGCACCGCCGAGGGCGGAGGCGACCGGGATGAGGGCCCGGCGACGGTCGGACGACAGGCCAAAAGAACGCAGATCAGCGGAGGGCAAGGAATGGGGTCGGGTCATGAGAGGAGTCCTGGAAAGCACCTGCAGGGCCCCGCCGGGCAGTGCCTCGGGCGCGGGAGGGGCTGGACTCAACGCTTCATGACGTCAAGGCTACCCGGAGCACCGGCTGGATGTCACTGGGCTCTGGCCAGGAGCCGGCAGTGATGACCATGCTGGAGCCATGACTGATTCGACTGCCGACACTGCCTCCACCTCCACCCGGGACCTGACGGCCCTTGCCCTGGTCTGCACGCTGACCCCGTCCCCGAAGCCCTCCAGCAGCGAGCTGATGGCCCGGCACGTCCTGGGCGAGCTGGAGAAGAACGGTGTGGCCACCTCCTCCGTCCGGGTGGTGGACCATGATGTGAAGCCCGGCGTCCAGGTGGACATGGGCCCTGGCGACGCCTGGCCCGCGCTGCACCAGCAGGTCCTGGACGCGGACATCCTCGTGCTCGCCACTCCCATCTGGATGGGCCACCCGTGCAGCATCGCCCAGCGGGTGATCGAACGGCTCGACGCGGACCTGTCCGAGACCGACGACCAGGGCCGGCCGATCATGTACGACAAGACGGCGATCGTGGCCGTGGTCGGCAACGAGGACGGCGCCCACAAAACGATCGCCGACATGACCCAGGCCCTCAGCGACATCGGGTTCAGCATCCCGGCCCAGGCCGGAACCTATTGGGTCGGCGAGGCCATGCAGACGGTCGACTATCAGGACCTCGACCAGGTGCCCGAGAACGTCGCCTCAACCACGGCCGGCGCAGCGCGCAACGCGGCGCACCTCGCCCGGCTGCTGCGTGCGGAGCCGTACCCTGCGGGGTCCTAGGCAGGTCTCGCGGAGAACTCTCTCGGGTTCTCCAGCTGATCTTCAGCTGCTCCTCGACTGCTCGTCGATTGGTCGAGTGACTCCGATGAGTGTGTCATCGGGACACGCTTCGACGGGGGATCATAGAAGGCATGAGCAGTGAGGTGGCCAGCCGGCCGGTGAACCGGCGCGCGGAGATCGCGTTCGGCATCAGATTGTCCCTCCCGGCAGGGCTGGGGATGTTCCCGATCGGCATCGCCTTCGGACTGCTGGTGATCCAGTACGGGTTGCCCTGGTGGATGGCCCCAGCCCTGTCCATCGCCGTCTTCGCCGGGTCGGTGGAACTGCTGCTGATCGGACTCATCGCGGCTGCCACTCCCTTGGCCACCATCGCTCTGACCACGTTGCTGGTGAACTTTCGCCACGTGTTCTACGCGTTCTCCTTCCCGCTGCACGTGGTGAAGAACCCCCTGGCGCGGGCGTACTCCGTCTATGCGCTGATCGACGAGGCCTACGCCATCACGGCCGTGAACCCCCGGGGCTGGAACGGCTGGCGGCTGCTCGCCACCCAGATCGCCTTCCAGGTCTACTGGGTCAGCGGCGGTCTGGTCGGGGTCCTGTTCGCCTCGGCGCTTCCCGGGCCGGTCGAGGGGCTGGAGTTCGCCCTCTGCGCCTTGTTCGTCACCCTGACCCTGGATGCCTGCCGCTCCCGGAAGGAGATCCCCTCCTTGGTGATGGCCCTGGCCTGCTTCGGAGGGGCCCTGTTGCTCGTGCCGGACTCAGCCCTGTTCGTGGGGATGCTGTTGTTCGTGGCCGCCCTGGCCGTCCGGTTCCTGCTCACTCGGAAGGGGGCTCCTGACCATGGTTGAGCTCGACCCCTGGTACGTGGCCGGAGCCCTGGCCATCGCGTTCGCCATCACGCTGTCCCTGCGGGCCCTGCCGTTCGCCGTCCTGAAGCCCCTGCGGAAATCCCGGCTCGTCATGGCCATGGGCCTGTGGATGCCGGTGGGGATCCTCGCCATCCTGGCCGCCTCCACCTTCGTCAGCACCGCCAG comes from Citricoccus muralis and encodes:
- a CDS encoding ABC-F family ATP-binding cassette domain-containing protein, which encodes MTRPHSLPSADLRSFGLSSDRRRALIPVASALGGADHLTLDGVSKSFPDRRVLTDVSCTVASGERACLIGENGTGKSTLLRIIAGLDDDHGGRVTVPGSVGLFHQQPPFALGLTVQEVLDEATAPVRAVAGEVTRLAEALADPADAAHTGNPTDTATPSDTAIPSEVATAYDRALAEAVRTRAWEVDQQVDRLVGGLELARIPRTRPALSLSGGQLSRLALAWLLLRRPDTLLLDEPTNHLDARGTALLVDLLQGWAGPVLIASHDRAFLDEVATTLLDLDPAAQLHRDVPGASDAGNAGSGFGLTRYGGRYTDYLLHRIGERERWERRYRDEQAELKRLRRQVKDNHTVGNADRPPPTEGKMAQKFYADRNAKVVSRRVNEAATALARLEESQVRRPPAVVSFGGLAAAASGEGPASGAGPVLVATEVALAARLAPVSVQLGARSRLLITGSNGAGKSTLLRILAEDLMPDAGSVTTIGRLTVGLLGQDAEHLTEAERGAEDETAAESYRWAVGDATAQRVALGTFGLIAGRDEQRRVRDLSVGQRRRLDLAVLLADPPDVLLLDEPTNHFSLLLSTQLEASIPGYPGAVVVASHDRWLRAGWQGERLELTPPSATESHELPSPRAEQG
- a CDS encoding branched-chain amino acid transporter permease, with protein sequence MVELDPWYVAGALAIAFAITLSLRALPFAVLKPLRKSRLVMAMGLWMPVGILAILAASTFVSTASVDWATVAKAVVAVAVTAAVHLWCGRRTLLSIGLGTLTFVALVNLL
- a CDS encoding NADPH-dependent FMN reductase — translated: MKIGIVIGSVREGRLGESIGAWVAERARAQVDAADVEWEILDVKAFNLPIMADENWAQDKNGPAEVHRWRDAVAECEGFVFVTPEYNRNIPGAFKNAFDLLSRQWRDKTLAIVAYGGLGGVRANEAWRVTTAAYNMHVVGDSVNLIRRVDFPGGKLALTDHHDASLAKVLARLVSLTRAVTTERDRAKSETSTP
- a CDS encoding VOC family protein — encoded protein: MKIDQAHVLVNDQDAAKAFYTEVLGFEVETDFASGDFRWLALRAPGPDAGAALVLGRAEGAAVAFQNETRLAGMPAFVLTLTGGHEEFERIRARGAEVISEPQQQEYGGTDALINDTVGNIICLHQD
- a CDS encoding flavodoxin family protein produces the protein MTDSTADTASTSTRDLTALALVCTLTPSPKPSSSELMARHVLGELEKNGVATSSVRVVDHDVKPGVQVDMGPGDAWPALHQQVLDADILVLATPIWMGHPCSIAQRVIERLDADLSETDDQGRPIMYDKTAIVAVVGNEDGAHKTIADMTQALSDIGFSIPAQAGTYWVGEAMQTVDYQDLDQVPENVASTTAGAARNAAHLARLLRAEPYPAGS
- a CDS encoding AzlC family ABC transporter permease; protein product: MSSEVASRPVNRRAEIAFGIRLSLPAGLGMFPIGIAFGLLVIQYGLPWWMAPALSIAVFAGSVELLLIGLIAAATPLATIALTTLLVNFRHVFYAFSFPLHVVKNPLARAYSVYALIDEAYAITAVNPRGWNGWRLLATQIAFQVYWVSGGLVGVLFASALPGPVEGLEFALCALFVTLTLDACRSRKEIPSLVMALACFGGALLLVPDSALFVGMLLFVAALAVRFLLTRKGAPDHG
- a CDS encoding Pr6Pr family membrane protein yields the protein MAVASESAAREPGAEATNSTDATARRAPGWWAGVGRVVFALAALLSFTGNGLSFYIGSWKDSDLPADAGFSGGFEGGWEHLLNQPTYFTFLANFLVGLTSLLLAIRPHRTSTLFHALRIAGVVCIVITGVVFNVLLRGAPPGTPVEHLNDTIQHIITPILTPLVWLVFDPRGQVTWKRIGLAALIPLAWLAFTLARGPALDWYPYSILDVPRMGYDGVAVYVVAILGFFFVLAALMWAIDRLLSRLISSRAR